The following coding sequences are from one Achromobacter sp. B7 window:
- the carA gene encoding glutamine-hydrolyzing carbamoyl-phosphate synthase small subunit has protein sequence MLPQLFPEGINRFPPAILALADGTIFRGVSIGAPGATVAEVVFNTAMTGYQEILTDPSYSGQIVTLTYPHIGNTGVNAEDVEANRVYAAGLVVRDCPARVSNFRSTQSLPDYLAAQGIVAISGIDTRKLTRILREKGAQGGCIFVGTDAERAVEMAKGFAGMAGQDLAKDVSQKSTTEWTEGTWQLGEGFAKPDQSKFHVVAYDYGIKTNILRLLADRGCRLTVVPAQTSAEEVLKLNPDGVFLSNGPGDPEPCDYAIDATRVFLDKKLPVFGICLGHQIMGLAVGGKTLKMKTGHHGANHPVQDLQSKRVFITSQNHGFAVDAASLPANARVTHVSLFDGTLQGFELTDRPAFCFQGHPEASPGPHDILELFDKFIALMSGQK, from the coding sequence GTGCTGCCGCAACTTTTTCCCGAGGGGATCAACCGCTTCCCTCCTGCAATTCTGGCTCTGGCGGACGGTACCATTTTTCGAGGCGTGTCGATCGGTGCGCCTGGGGCTACCGTTGCCGAAGTGGTGTTCAACACCGCGATGACCGGGTACCAGGAAATTCTCACCGATCCCAGCTATAGCGGTCAGATCGTTACGCTGACCTATCCGCACATTGGCAACACCGGCGTCAACGCCGAAGACGTAGAAGCCAATCGCGTCTATGCCGCCGGACTCGTGGTCCGCGACTGTCCCGCCCGCGTGTCGAACTTCCGTTCCACGCAATCCCTGCCCGACTATCTGGCCGCGCAGGGCATCGTCGCCATTTCCGGCATCGACACCCGCAAGCTCACCCGCATCCTGCGAGAAAAAGGCGCCCAAGGCGGCTGCATCTTCGTGGGCACCGACGCCGAACGCGCCGTTGAAATGGCCAAGGGCTTTGCCGGCATGGCTGGCCAGGATCTGGCCAAGGACGTGTCGCAAAAATCCACGACGGAATGGACCGAAGGCACGTGGCAACTGGGCGAAGGTTTCGCAAAGCCCGACCAGTCCAAGTTCCACGTCGTTGCCTACGACTACGGCATCAAGACCAACATCCTGCGCCTGCTGGCGGATCGTGGGTGCCGCCTGACCGTGGTGCCGGCGCAAACCAGCGCCGAAGAAGTCCTGAAGCTCAATCCTGACGGCGTGTTCCTGTCCAACGGCCCCGGCGACCCCGAGCCCTGCGACTACGCCATCGACGCCACGCGCGTGTTCCTGGACAAGAAGCTGCCGGTCTTCGGCATCTGCCTGGGCCATCAGATCATGGGCCTGGCCGTGGGCGGCAAGACGCTCAAGATGAAGACGGGCCACCACGGCGCGAACCACCCCGTGCAAGACCTCCAGTCCAAGCGCGTGTTCATCACCAGCCAGAACCACGGCTTCGCGGTCGATGCGGCCAGCCTGCCGGCCAATGCGCGCGTCACGCACGTGTCGCTGTTCGACGGCACGTTGCAGGGCTTCGAGCTCACCGACCGCCCGGCCTTCTGCTTCCAGGGTCACCCCGAAGCCAGCCCGGGTCCGCACGACATCCTTGAACTGTTCGACAAGTTCATCGCCCTGATGTCCGGCCAAAAGTAA